In Carya illinoinensis cultivar Pawnee chromosome 16, C.illinoinensisPawnee_v1, whole genome shotgun sequence, a single window of DNA contains:
- the LOC122298766 gene encoding UPF0481 protein At3g47200-like → MESISVEGESSRTNDQKPIQEFTQQELKFIDEQVTKYSEEAKKLKEEAHRRNTSCIFRVLPRLKEINGNSLYEPNMVSIGPYYYNLRNEKLKMAEDCKKKCFGSLLTKNMDKDKQIEIYKRCLQRIGQLEEDIRKCYSEEFEVTGIVFLEMMVVDACFIIEIIEMFGFKKIEVNSSESDLGALAWMVPYFYRDFLLLENQIPFFVLQEIYALTHDISVESSRPKLMYAALRFIMNGMKKSGFAIFSGFLHDRLDQLNRWPVLHLLDLVGSSLMPSNILQGPSFFDAPFIHCISKLRLAGIKVSPGGGPSFLEVRFKRGVIEMPNIAIDDFMRCLLLNCVAFEQCHQRSNKYYSVYATFLDCLVNTKEDVEYLRERNVIDNYLANDSEVAQFINSAGKDLVLNADKGFYLGELFEDVDKHYRNSWMWKWASFKREYFDKPWLLLSAAGGLLLVLATSFQAVVAYKYKNN, encoded by the coding sequence ATGGAAAGCATTTCTGTCGAAGGAGAATCCAGTCGCACCAATGATCAGAAGCCCATACAGGAGTTCACCCAGCAGGAACTCAAATTCATCGACGAGCAGGTAACGAAATACTCGGAAGAAGCCAAAAAGTTAAAAGAAGAAGCCCACCGTAGAAACACTAGCTGCATCTTCAGAGTCCTCCCGAGGCTTAAGGAAATCAATGGCAACTCGTTATACGAGCCCAACATGGTCTCCATCGGGCCCTACTACTACAACCTTCgtaatgaaaagttgaaaatggCCGAAGATTGCAAGAAGAAGTGCTTCGGCTCCTTGCTGACCAAGAACATGGATAAAGACAAGCAAATTGAAATCTATAAGCGCTGCTTGCAAAGAATAGGCCAACTTGAAGAGGACATCAGAAAGTGTTATTCTGAAGAGTTCGAAGTCACTGGTATTGTATTTCTCGAAATGATGGTTGTTGATGCTTGttttataatagaaataattGAAATGTTTGGATTCAAGAAGATAGAAGTCAACTCCAGCGAATCTGATCTTGGAGCCTTGGCGTGGATGGTACCGTATTTCTACAGGGACTTTCTCCTGCTTGAGAATCAGATCCCTTTTTTCGTTCTGCAAGAGATATATGCGCTTACCCATGATATTTCTGTCGAGAGCAGTAGACCCAAGCTGATGTATGCTGCTTTGAGATTCATTATGAACGGAATGAAAAAATCCGGTTTTGCTATTTTTTCCGGTTTCTTACATGATAGGTTGGATCAATTGAATAGGTGGCCCGTCCTGCATTTGCTGGACTTGGTTGGGAGTAGTTTAATGCCATCCAATATCCTACAGGGACCATCCTTTTTTGATGCTCCATTCATTCACTGCATCTCGAAGCTCCGGCTAGCAGGGATCAAGGTCAGTCCGGGCGGGGGGCCCAGCTTCCTAGAAGTGAGATTCAAGAGAGGTGTGATTGAGATGCCAAACATAGCCATCGACGACTTTATGAGATGTCTGTTGCTGAACTGTGTGGCATTCGAGCAGTGCCACCAGAGAAGCAACAAGTACTATTCGGTTTACGCTACTTTTTTGGACTGCCTGGTGAACACCAAGGAGGACGTCGAGTACCTTCGCGAGCGCAATGTCATTGACAATTACCTTGCCAACGACTCCGAGGTTGCGCAGTTCATTAACAGTGCGGGCAAGGATTTGGTACTCAATGCTGATAAGGGCTTCTATTTGGGGGAATTGTTCGAGGATGTGGACAAGCATTATCGGAATAGCTGGATGTGGAAGTGGGCGAGCTTCAAGCGGGAGTATTTTGACAAGCCGTGGTTGCTTCTGTCGGCAGCGGGTGGCCTTTTGCTCGTACTGGCTACGTCATTCCAGGCCGTAGTGGCTTAcaagtataaaaataactag